The proteins below come from a single Bartonella schoenbuchensis R1 genomic window:
- the recF gene encoding DNA replication/repair protein RecF (All proteins in this family for which functions are known are DNA-binding proteins that assist the filamentation of RecA onto DNA for the initiation of recombination or recombinational repair.) → MQCSASRIHKVTVRQLKLTHYRNYCSFNIHLSGQHVVFTGHNGAGKTNLLEALSFLSPGRGLRRAAYSDISFSKGVGAAFVVFARLQCALYGEVNIGTTLETSDSGRKVHINGVHESCDCLTDYCHVSVLTPSMDGLFMGPSLDRRRFLDRMVLAIDSLHGRRIADYDKAMRARNRLFLDGNENCAWFDALEAQMAELATAIAAARVDVIQLLNDMSEQTSSYTPFPRAFLQIDGFLEKALGTTSAIEVEEQFLDRLRRNRPIDCAARRTLEGPHRTDLQVFYADKNIAATSCSTGEQKALLTGLVLCHARLTGMMSNMTPILLLDEMAAHLDSRRRAALFDILDDLGSQTFMTGTDRILFDSLKGRAEFFEIEDGALLQQETYSKFVMG, encoded by the coding sequence TTGCAGTGCAGTGCTAGCCGTATACATAAGGTAACAGTGAGGCAGCTGAAATTAACGCATTATCGCAATTATTGCTCTTTCAATATTCATTTATCAGGTCAGCATGTAGTTTTTACCGGTCATAATGGTGCTGGTAAAACTAATCTTTTAGAGGCGTTATCTTTTCTTTCTCCTGGTCGTGGGTTACGGCGTGCGGCTTATTCTGATATCAGTTTTTCTAAGGGTGTAGGGGCTGCATTTGTTGTGTTTGCTCGTCTCCAATGTGCTCTTTATGGTGAAGTGAATATTGGTACGACTTTAGAGACTAGTGATAGTGGTCGAAAAGTACATATCAATGGTGTGCATGAGTCGTGTGATTGTTTGACAGATTATTGTCATGTGAGTGTGTTGACTCCTTCTATGGATGGACTTTTTATGGGGCCTTCACTTGATCGACGTCGTTTTTTAGATCGTATGGTTTTGGCTATTGATTCTTTACATGGCCGGCGTATCGCAGATTATGATAAGGCTATGCGCGCGCGTAATCGTTTGTTTTTAGATGGAAATGAAAATTGTGCTTGGTTTGATGCTTTAGAGGCGCAGATGGCTGAACTTGCAACAGCTATTGCAGCTGCACGGGTTGATGTTATTCAGCTTTTGAATGATATGTCTGAGCAAACGTCATCTTATACACCTTTTCCACGGGCTTTTCTGCAAATTGATGGTTTTTTGGAAAAAGCTCTTGGAACGACATCAGCAATTGAGGTTGAAGAGCAGTTTTTAGACCGATTGCGTCGCAATCGCCCGATAGATTGTGCTGCTAGGCGAACATTAGAAGGGCCGCATCGCACAGATTTACAGGTTTTTTATGCGGATAAAAATATAGCTGCAACATCTTGTTCAACAGGTGAACAGAAAGCTTTGTTGACAGGTTTAGTTTTATGTCATGCGCGTTTAACAGGTATGATGTCAAATATGACACCTATTCTTCTTCTTGATGAAATGGCTGCTCATCTTGATTCTCGTCGGCGTGCTGCTTTATTTGATATTCTTGATGATTTAGGTAGTCAAACATTTATGACAG